Proteins encoded within one genomic window of Macaca fascicularis isolate 582-1 chromosome 16, T2T-MFA8v1.1:
- the CAMTA2 gene encoding calmodulin-binding transcription activator 2 isoform X4 codes for MGTDSPSPRPLRPGVTLPPGTLTMNTKDTTEVAENSHHLKIFLPKKLLECLPRCPLLPPERLRWNTNEEIASYLITFEKHDEWLSCAPKTRPQNGSIILYNRKKVKYRKDGYLWKKRKDGKTTREDHMKLKVQGMECLYGCYVHSSIVPTFHRRCYWLLQNPDIVLVHYLNVPALEDCGKGCSPIFCSISSDRREWLKWSREELLGQLKPMFHGIKWSCGNGTEEFSVEQLVQQILDTHPTKPAPRTHACLCSGGLGSGSLTHKCSSTKHRIISPKVEPRALTLTSVPHTHPPEPPPLITPLPPELPKAHTSPSSSSSSSSSGFAEPLEIRPSPPTSRGGSSRGGTAILLLTGLEQRAGGLTPTRHLAPQADPRPSMSLAVVVGTEPSAPPAPPSPAFDPDRFLNSPQRGQTYGGGQGVSPDFPEAEAAHTPCSALEPAAALEPQAAARGPPPQSGAGGRRGNCFFIQDDDSGEELKGQGAAPPIPSPPPSPPPSPAPLEPSSRVGRGEALFGGPVGASELEPFSLSSFPDLMGELISEEAASIPAPTPQLSPALSTITDFSPEWSYPEGGVKVLITGPWTEAAEHYSCVFDHIAVPASLVQPGVLRCYCPAHEVGLVSLQVAGREGPLSASVLFEYRARRFLSLPSTQLDWLSLDDNQFRMSILERLEQMEKRMAEIAAAGQAPCRGPDAPPVQDEGQGPGFEARVVVLVESMIPRSTWKGPERLAHGSPFRGMSLLHLAAAQGYARLIETLSQWRSVETGSLDLEQEVDPLNVDHFSCTPLMWACALGHLEAAVLLFRWNRQALSIPDSLGRLPLSVAHSRGHVRLARCLEELQRQEASVEPPLALSPPSSSPDTGLSSVSSPSELSDGTFSVTSAYSSAPDGSPPPAPLPASEMTMEDMAPGQLSSGVPEAPLLLMDYEATNSKGPVSSPPALPPASDDGAAPEDADSPQAVDVIPVDMISLAKQIIEATPERIKREDFVGLPEAGASMRERTGAVGLSETMSWLASYLENVDHFPSSTPPSELPFERGRLAVPPAPSWAEFLSASTSGKMESDFALLTLSDHEQRELYEAARVIQTAFRKYKGRRLKEQQEVAAAVIQRCYRKYKQFALYKKMTQAAILIQSKFRSYYEQKRFQQSRRAAVLIQQHYRSYRRRPGPPHRPSATLPARNKGSFLTKKQDQAARKIMRFLRRCRHRMRELRQNQELEGLPQPGLAT; via the exons ATGGG CACAGACTCCCCCTCCCCCCGGCCCCTCAGGCCGGGGGTGACCTTGCCCCCTGGAACCCTCACCATGAATACCAAGGACACCACCGAGGTTGCCG AAAACAGCCACCACCTGAAGATCTTTCTCCCCAAGAAGCTGCTGGAGTGTCTTCCTCGCTGCCCGCTGCTGCCTCCAGAGAGGCTACGGTGGAATACAAATGAG GAGATTGCATCCTACCTGATCACCTTTGAGAAGCATGATGAGTGGCTGTCTTGTGCCCCAAAGACAAG GCCTCAGAATGGCTCCATCATCCTCTACAATCGCAAGAAGGTGAAATATCGGAAGGACGGTTACCTCTGGAAGAAGCGGAAGGATGGGAAGACCACCCGAGAGGACCACATGAAGCTGAAGGTCCAGGGCATGGAG TGTCTCTATGGCTGCTACGTTCACTCTTCCATCGTCCCCACATTCCATCGGCGCTGCTACTGGCTGCTCCAG AACCCTGACATCGTCCTTGTGCACTACCTGAACGTCCCAGCCCTGGAGGACTGTGGAAAGGGCTGCAGCCCCATCTTTTGTTCCATCAGCAGCGACCGTCGAGAGTGGCTGAAGTGGTCCCGGGAGGAGTTGTTGGGACAGCTGAAGCCCATGT TTCATGGCATCAAGTGGAGCTGTGGGAATGGAACAGAGGAGTTCTCTGTAGAACAGCTGGTGCAGCAGATTTTAGACACCCACCCAACCAAGCCTGCGCCCCGAACCCACGCCTGCCTCTGCAGTGGGGGACTTG GTTCTGGGAGCCTTACCCACAAATGCAGCAGCACGAAACACCGCATCATCTCTCCCAAAGTGGAGCCCCGAGCTTTAACCCTGACCTCTGTCCCCCACACTCACCCCCCAGAGCCTCCTCCGCTGATAACCCCACTTCCCCCAGAGCTCCCTAAGGCACACACCTCcccatcttcttcctcttcttcctcctcatcgGGATTTGCAGAGCCCCTGGAAATCAGACCTAGCCCACCCACTTCTCGAGGGGGTTCTTCAAGAGGAGGCACGGCTATCCTCCTCCTGACAGGACTGGAGCAGCGGGCTGGGGGCCTGACGCCCACCAGGCACTTGGCTCCCCAGGCTGATCCTAGGCCTTCCATGAGTCTGGCGGTGGTTGTAGGCACTGAGCCTTCTGCCCCACCGGCTCCTCCCAGTCCTGCCTTTGACCCTGATCGTTTTCTCAACAGCCCCCAGAGGGGCCAGACATATGGAGGGGGGCAGGGAGTAAGCCCAGACTTCCCCGAGGCAGAGGCCGCTCATACCCCCTGTTCTGCCCTAGAGCCTGCTGCTGCCCTGGAGCCCCAGGCAGCTGCTCGGGGTCCCCCACCACAGTCGGGAGCAGGTGGGAGAAGAGGAAACTGCTTCTTCATCCAAGATGATGACAGTGGGGAGGAGCTCAAGGGTCAGGGGGCTGCCCCACCCATACCTTCAccccctccctcacccccaccctcaccTGCCCCCTTGGAGCCATCAAGCAGGGTAGGAAGAGGAGAGGCCTTGTTTGGAGGACCTGTTGGGGCCAGCGAACTGGAGCccttcagtctttcatcattcCCAGACCTTATGGGAGAACTCATCAGTGAGGAAGCTGCAAGCATCCCTGCTCCAACCCCCCAGCTCTCTCCTGCTCTTAGCACCATCACAGACTTCTCCCCAGAGTGGTCCTACCCAGAG GGTGGGGTCAAGGTGCTCATCACAGGTCCTTGGACCGAGGCCGCCGAGCATTACTCCTGTGTGTTTGATCACATCGCAGTACCAGCCTCACTTGTCCAGCCTGGTGTCTTACGCTGCTACTGTCCCG CCCACGAGGTAGGGCTGGTGTCTTTGCAGGTGGCAGGGCGGGAGGGGCCCCTTTCTGCTTCTGTGCTCTTTGAGTATCGAGCTCGCCGATTCCTGTCTCTGCCTAGTACTCAACTTGACTGGCTGTCACTGGACG ACAACCAGTTCCGGATGTCCATACTAGAGCGACTGGAGCAGATGGAGAAGCGGATGGCAGAGATCGCAGCAGCTGGGCAGGCGCCTTGCCGGGGTCCTGACGCTCCTCCAGTTCAG GATGAAGGCCAGGGGCCTGGGTTCGAGGCACGGGTAGTGGTCTTGGTAGAAAGCATGATCCCACGCTCCACCTGGAAGGGTCCTGAACGTCTGGCCCACGGAAGCCCCTTCCGGGGCATGAGCCTTCTGCACCTGGCTGCTGCCCAGGGCTATGCCCGCCTCATCGAGACCCTGAGCCAGTGGCG GAGTGTGGAGACTGGAAGCTTGGACTTAGAGCAAGAGGTTGACCCGCTCAACGTGGATCATTTCTCTTGCACCCCTCTG ATGTGGGCTTGTGCCTTGGGACACCTGGAAGCTGCTGTGCTCCTTTTCCGTTGGAACCGACAGGCACTGAGCATTCCCGACTCTCTGGGCCGTCTGCCATTGTCTGTGGCTCATTCCCGGGGTCATGTGCGCCTTGCCCGCTGCCTTGAGGAACTACAGAGACAAGAGGCTTCGGTGGAGCCCCCACTTGCCCTATCACCACCCTCCTCCAGCCCAGACACTG GTCTGAGCAGTGTCTCCTCACCCTCGGAGCTGTCGGATGGCACCTTCTCTGTCACATCAGCCTATTCTAGTGCCCCAGATGGCAGTCCCCCACCTGCACCTCTGCCAGCCTCTGAGATGACTATGGAGGATATGGCCCCAGGCCAGCTTTCCTCTGGTGTCCCAGAGGCCCCCCTACTCCTCATGGACTATGAGGCTACCAACTCCAAGGGGCCCGTGtcctcccctcctgccctcccaccAGCCTCAGATGATGGGGCCGCTCCAGAGGACGCCGACAGCCCACAGGCTGTGGATGTGATCCCG GTGGACATGATCTCACTGGCCAAGCAGATCATCGAAGCCACACCAGAGCGGATTAAACGAGAGGACTTTGTGGGGCTGCCTGAGGCTGGAGCCTCAATGCGGGAGCGGACAGGGGCTGTGGGACTCAGTGAGACCATGTCCTGGCTGGCCAGCTACCTGGAGAATGTGGACCATTTCCCCAGCTCAACCCCTCCCAG CGAACTGCCCTTTGAGCGAGGTCGCCTGGCTGTCCCTCCAGCACCCTCCTGGGCAGAGTTTCTCTCTGCATCTACCAGTGGCAAGATGGAAAGTGATTTTGCCCTGCTGACATTATCCGATCATGAGCAGCGGGAACTGTATGAGGCGGCCCGAGTCATCCAGACGGCCTTCCGAAAGTACAAG GGCCGGCGGCTGAAGGAGCAGCAGGAGGTAGCAGCAGCTGTAATCCAGCGCTGTTACCGGAAGTACAAGCAG tTTGCACTCTATAAGAAGATGACCCAGGCGGCCATCCTGATCCAGAGCAAGTTCCGAAGCTACTATGAACAGAAGCGATTTCAGCAGAGCCGCCGAGCGGCTGTGCTCATCCAGCAGCACTACCGCTCCTACCGCCGCAGGCCCGGCCCTCCCCACCGGCCTTCGGCCACCCTGCCTGCCCGCAACAA AGGCTCCTTTCTCACCAAGAAGCAGGACCAGGCAGCCCGGAAGATCATGAGATTCCTGCGGCGCTGCCGACACAG gatgagggaactgaggcagaaCCAGGAGCTGGAAGGGCTTCCCCAGCCGGGACTGGCCACCTGA
- the CAMTA2 gene encoding calmodulin-binding transcription activator 2 isoform X6, whose product MNTKDTTEVAENSHHLKIFLPKKLLECLPRCPLLPPERLRWNTNEEIASYLITFEKHDEWLSCAPKTRPQNGSIILYNRKKVKYRKDGYLWKKRKDGKTTREDHMKLKVQGMECLYGCYVHSSIVPTFHRRCYWLLQNPDIVLVHYLNVPALEDCGKGCSPIFCSISSDRREWLKWSREELLGQLKPMFHGIKWSCGNGTEEFSVEQLVQQILDTHPTKPAPRTHACLCSGGLGSGSLTHKCSSTKHRIISPKVEPRALTLTSVPHTHPPEPPPLITPLPPELPKAHTSPSSSSSSSSSGFAEPLEIRPSPPTSRGGSSRGGTAILLLTGLEQRAGGLTPTRHLAPQADPRPSMSLAVVVGTEPSAPPAPPSPAFDPDRFLNSPQRGQTYGGGQGVSPDFPEAEAAHTPCSALEPAAALEPQAAARGPPPQSGAGGRRGNCFFIQDDDSGEELKGQGAAPPIPSPPPSPPPSPAPLEPSSRVGRGEALFGGPVGASELEPFSLSSFPDLMGELISEEAASIPAPTPQLSPALSTITDFSPEWSYPEGGVKVLITGPWTEAAEHYSCVFDHIAVPASLVQPGVLRCYCPAHEVGLVSLQVAGREGPLSASVLFEYRARRFLSLPSTQLDWLSLDDNQFRMSILERLEQMEKRMAEIAAAGQAPCRGPDAPPVQDEGQGPGFEARVVVLVESMIPRSTWKGPERLAHGSPFRGMSLLHLAAAQGYARLIETLSQWRSVETGSLDLEQEVDPLNVDHFSCTPLMWACALGHLEAAVLLFRWNRQALSIPDSLGRLPLSVAHSRGHVRLARCLEELQRQEASVEPPLALSPPSSSPDTGLSSVSSPSELSDGTFSVTSAYSSAPDGSPPPAPLPASEMTMEDMAPGQLSSGVPEAPLLLMDYEATNSKGPVSSPPALPPASDDGAAPEDADSPQAVDVIPVDMISLAKQIIEATPERIKREDFVGLPEAGASMRERTGAVGLSETMSWLASYLENVDHFPSSTPPSELPFERGRLAVPPAPSWAEFLSASTSGKMESDFALLTLSDHEQRELYEAARVIQTAFRKYKGRRLKEQQEVAAAVIQRCYRKYKQLTWIALKFALYKKMTQAAILIQSKFRSYYEQKRFQQSRRAAVLIQQHYRSYRRRPGPPHRPSATLPARNKGSFLTKKQDQAARKIMRFLRRCRHRMRELRQNQELEGLPQPGLAT is encoded by the exons ATGAATACCAAGGACACCACCGAGGTTGCCG AAAACAGCCACCACCTGAAGATCTTTCTCCCCAAGAAGCTGCTGGAGTGTCTTCCTCGCTGCCCGCTGCTGCCTCCAGAGAGGCTACGGTGGAATACAAATGAG GAGATTGCATCCTACCTGATCACCTTTGAGAAGCATGATGAGTGGCTGTCTTGTGCCCCAAAGACAAG GCCTCAGAATGGCTCCATCATCCTCTACAATCGCAAGAAGGTGAAATATCGGAAGGACGGTTACCTCTGGAAGAAGCGGAAGGATGGGAAGACCACCCGAGAGGACCACATGAAGCTGAAGGTCCAGGGCATGGAG TGTCTCTATGGCTGCTACGTTCACTCTTCCATCGTCCCCACATTCCATCGGCGCTGCTACTGGCTGCTCCAG AACCCTGACATCGTCCTTGTGCACTACCTGAACGTCCCAGCCCTGGAGGACTGTGGAAAGGGCTGCAGCCCCATCTTTTGTTCCATCAGCAGCGACCGTCGAGAGTGGCTGAAGTGGTCCCGGGAGGAGTTGTTGGGACAGCTGAAGCCCATGT TTCATGGCATCAAGTGGAGCTGTGGGAATGGAACAGAGGAGTTCTCTGTAGAACAGCTGGTGCAGCAGATTTTAGACACCCACCCAACCAAGCCTGCGCCCCGAACCCACGCCTGCCTCTGCAGTGGGGGACTTG GTTCTGGGAGCCTTACCCACAAATGCAGCAGCACGAAACACCGCATCATCTCTCCCAAAGTGGAGCCCCGAGCTTTAACCCTGACCTCTGTCCCCCACACTCACCCCCCAGAGCCTCCTCCGCTGATAACCCCACTTCCCCCAGAGCTCCCTAAGGCACACACCTCcccatcttcttcctcttcttcctcctcatcgGGATTTGCAGAGCCCCTGGAAATCAGACCTAGCCCACCCACTTCTCGAGGGGGTTCTTCAAGAGGAGGCACGGCTATCCTCCTCCTGACAGGACTGGAGCAGCGGGCTGGGGGCCTGACGCCCACCAGGCACTTGGCTCCCCAGGCTGATCCTAGGCCTTCCATGAGTCTGGCGGTGGTTGTAGGCACTGAGCCTTCTGCCCCACCGGCTCCTCCCAGTCCTGCCTTTGACCCTGATCGTTTTCTCAACAGCCCCCAGAGGGGCCAGACATATGGAGGGGGGCAGGGAGTAAGCCCAGACTTCCCCGAGGCAGAGGCCGCTCATACCCCCTGTTCTGCCCTAGAGCCTGCTGCTGCCCTGGAGCCCCAGGCAGCTGCTCGGGGTCCCCCACCACAGTCGGGAGCAGGTGGGAGAAGAGGAAACTGCTTCTTCATCCAAGATGATGACAGTGGGGAGGAGCTCAAGGGTCAGGGGGCTGCCCCACCCATACCTTCAccccctccctcacccccaccctcaccTGCCCCCTTGGAGCCATCAAGCAGGGTAGGAAGAGGAGAGGCCTTGTTTGGAGGACCTGTTGGGGCCAGCGAACTGGAGCccttcagtctttcatcattcCCAGACCTTATGGGAGAACTCATCAGTGAGGAAGCTGCAAGCATCCCTGCTCCAACCCCCCAGCTCTCTCCTGCTCTTAGCACCATCACAGACTTCTCCCCAGAGTGGTCCTACCCAGAG GGTGGGGTCAAGGTGCTCATCACAGGTCCTTGGACCGAGGCCGCCGAGCATTACTCCTGTGTGTTTGATCACATCGCAGTACCAGCCTCACTTGTCCAGCCTGGTGTCTTACGCTGCTACTGTCCCG CCCACGAGGTAGGGCTGGTGTCTTTGCAGGTGGCAGGGCGGGAGGGGCCCCTTTCTGCTTCTGTGCTCTTTGAGTATCGAGCTCGCCGATTCCTGTCTCTGCCTAGTACTCAACTTGACTGGCTGTCACTGGACG ACAACCAGTTCCGGATGTCCATACTAGAGCGACTGGAGCAGATGGAGAAGCGGATGGCAGAGATCGCAGCAGCTGGGCAGGCGCCTTGCCGGGGTCCTGACGCTCCTCCAGTTCAG GATGAAGGCCAGGGGCCTGGGTTCGAGGCACGGGTAGTGGTCTTGGTAGAAAGCATGATCCCACGCTCCACCTGGAAGGGTCCTGAACGTCTGGCCCACGGAAGCCCCTTCCGGGGCATGAGCCTTCTGCACCTGGCTGCTGCCCAGGGCTATGCCCGCCTCATCGAGACCCTGAGCCAGTGGCG GAGTGTGGAGACTGGAAGCTTGGACTTAGAGCAAGAGGTTGACCCGCTCAACGTGGATCATTTCTCTTGCACCCCTCTG ATGTGGGCTTGTGCCTTGGGACACCTGGAAGCTGCTGTGCTCCTTTTCCGTTGGAACCGACAGGCACTGAGCATTCCCGACTCTCTGGGCCGTCTGCCATTGTCTGTGGCTCATTCCCGGGGTCATGTGCGCCTTGCCCGCTGCCTTGAGGAACTACAGAGACAAGAGGCTTCGGTGGAGCCCCCACTTGCCCTATCACCACCCTCCTCCAGCCCAGACACTG GTCTGAGCAGTGTCTCCTCACCCTCGGAGCTGTCGGATGGCACCTTCTCTGTCACATCAGCCTATTCTAGTGCCCCAGATGGCAGTCCCCCACCTGCACCTCTGCCAGCCTCTGAGATGACTATGGAGGATATGGCCCCAGGCCAGCTTTCCTCTGGTGTCCCAGAGGCCCCCCTACTCCTCATGGACTATGAGGCTACCAACTCCAAGGGGCCCGTGtcctcccctcctgccctcccaccAGCCTCAGATGATGGGGCCGCTCCAGAGGACGCCGACAGCCCACAGGCTGTGGATGTGATCCCG GTGGACATGATCTCACTGGCCAAGCAGATCATCGAAGCCACACCAGAGCGGATTAAACGAGAGGACTTTGTGGGGCTGCCTGAGGCTGGAGCCTCAATGCGGGAGCGGACAGGGGCTGTGGGACTCAGTGAGACCATGTCCTGGCTGGCCAGCTACCTGGAGAATGTGGACCATTTCCCCAGCTCAACCCCTCCCAG CGAACTGCCCTTTGAGCGAGGTCGCCTGGCTGTCCCTCCAGCACCCTCCTGGGCAGAGTTTCTCTCTGCATCTACCAGTGGCAAGATGGAAAGTGATTTTGCCCTGCTGACATTATCCGATCATGAGCAGCGGGAACTGTATGAGGCGGCCCGAGTCATCCAGACGGCCTTCCGAAAGTACAAG GGCCGGCGGCTGAAGGAGCAGCAGGAGGTAGCAGCAGCTGTAATCCAGCGCTGTTACCGGAAGTACAAGCAG CTGACCTGGATTGCACTTAAG tTTGCACTCTATAAGAAGATGACCCAGGCGGCCATCCTGATCCAGAGCAAGTTCCGAAGCTACTATGAACAGAAGCGATTTCAGCAGAGCCGCCGAGCGGCTGTGCTCATCCAGCAGCACTACCGCTCCTACCGCCGCAGGCCCGGCCCTCCCCACCGGCCTTCGGCCACCCTGCCTGCCCGCAACAA AGGCTCCTTTCTCACCAAGAAGCAGGACCAGGCAGCCCGGAAGATCATGAGATTCCTGCGGCGCTGCCGACACAG gatgagggaactgaggcagaaCCAGGAGCTGGAAGGGCTTCCCCAGCCGGGACTGGCCACCTGA